The Eleginops maclovinus isolate JMC-PN-2008 ecotype Puerto Natales chromosome 24, JC_Emac_rtc_rv5, whole genome shotgun sequence genome contains a region encoding:
- the LOC134861083 gene encoding uncharacterized protein LOC134861083 — protein MDLDREDEEDVFCDPEEPAQEEEEEEVNEEEDAQIFNAWKLQNQAGGRKEEEEQEANPLAGKPESRLETTVRPISGRRSSLPCQATLSPCSCPASTPPPKPL, from the exons ATGGATCTCGACAGAGAAGACGAGGAGGACGTGTTCTGTGACCCTGAAGAACCGgcccaggaggaggaggaggaggaggttaaCGAGGAGGAGGACGCTCAGATCTTCAACGCCTGGAAGCTGCAGAACCAGGCGGGggggaggaaagaagaggaggaacaggaagcGAACCCTCTGGCAGGAAAACCTGAGAGCAGATTGGAAACAACAGTGCGACCAATCAGCGGCCGGCGATCCTCGCTGCCCTGCCAG gcgaCCCTGTCACCATGCAGTTGTCCCGCCTCCACGCCTCCACCAAAGCCCCTGTGA
- the LOC134861082 gene encoding tetraspanin-7-like, which translates to MAPRRMETKPVIFLLKSLLLLYCIVFWVSGVVLLSVGLWWSFMLGPYTSLISSGPSIAPYVLTGTGAAIVLFGLFGCYATCRGRCWMLKLYAVFLTLVFMTELIAGISGFVFRHEIQGTFLTTYSEAVMKYDGRDDRSLAVDGVQRRLHCCGVYNYTSWLSSVYFPVSGIPASCCASFADCRDSELRNATLAARIVHKQGCYDLVTSVIEGNLGIIAGVTFGIAFSQLIGLGLACCLSRFINTNQYEMV; encoded by the exons ATGGCTCCTCGGAGGATGGAGACGAAGCCGGTGatcttcctcctgaagtccctgctgctgctctacTGCATCGTCTTCTGG gtgtcgGGGGTGGTGCTGCTGTCGGTGGGCCTGTGGTGGAGCTTCATGCTGGGCCCCTACACCTCCCTGATCTCCAGCGGCCCCTCCATCGCCCCCTACGTCCTCACCGGAACCGGGGCCGCCATCGTGCTGTTCGGCCTCTTCGGCTGCTACGCCACCTGCAGGGGCCGCTGCTGGATGCTCAAGCTG TATGCCGTGTTCCTCACGCTGGTCTTCATGACGGAACTCATCGCAGGAATCTCGGGGTTCGTGTTTCGCCACGAG ATCCAAGGGACGTTCCTGACGACGTACAGTGAGGCGGTGATGAAGTACGACGGACGAGACGACCGCAGTCTGGCCGTGGACGGCGTTCAGCGCAGA ctgcacTGCTGTGGTGTGTATAACTACACCAGCTGGCTCAGCAGCGTGTACTTCCCCGTGAGCGGCATCCCCGCTAGCTGCTGCGCCAGCTTCGCTGACTGCAGAGACTCCGAGCTCAGGAACGCCACACTGGCCGCACGCATCGTCCACAAACAG ggctgTTATGATCTGGTGACGTCCGTCATCGAGGGGAACTTGGGGATCATCGCTGGAGTCACGTTTGGCATCGCCTTCTCTCAG CTGATAGGACTGGGTTTGGCCTGCTGCTTGTCTCGCTTCATCAACACCAACCAGTACGAGATGGTGtga
- the LOC134860645 gene encoding zinc finger protein ZFMSA12A-like yields the protein MASPPTISTLRLLLPPLRLLTAAMWQVAQQQSVQHYGMLEDFVSVVTEAVPQLLTDRQRRLLLLALRAKVTLSNPQTHLDKLCSEDTADEDTSCLLSLRSPDNRQLLLQEVFDHSFDSALQELISDFLSRTEQLFPVPDFKQAACWLAAAPRGLEEGLQEAEHLRELLTHHSCRLGKATTTVSQDTENVLLTAWSHPLLNKPTNQEPLPADIQSEAHPDVLSDPVPDVQSEAVPDVQSEPVSEEQQVKVEVVVLTEDQEETVIGHGEEQEASNESSAGGGDTWDVTPVIVEVHRLKDSPGDCAGQSEDRAGQSDQSSEAPANSGYRVSRAQRVAHRCPQCGKCFIYRSQVIRHLSTNKSCGAALSTMQAPPPAAEPLPPGPPPARSHSCFQCSASFRTQAELRSHQSSHRARPLFSCSSCPQSFSHLSSLTAHTLTHTQRGGHFSCPTCSRGFPTARQCDTHRLQHHPPTLTCSVCQQGFSSQTRLLRHQQTHSAEGAELQFSCRFCELTFPGVTQLRIHQRSHTSRPFPCDLCSKAFGTAAGLQSHRAGHGAERRFLCPQCGKRFKTRDGLEGHLRTHSGERPFRCPYCPKDFTALAGLNVHVRRHTGERPYVCTVCGKGWPSGGDLQKHMRMHTGERPYRCQECGKGFSISCHLTEHRRIHTGERPFSCPQCGKCLRRKFDLQKHLLSHSNVRPYACSTCSKSYTRKTHLNRHLLTHT from the exons ATGG CCTCGCCCCCCACCATCTCCACCCtgcgcctcctcctccccccactCCGCCTGCTGACAGCCGCCATGTGGCAGGTTGCCCAGCAACAGAGTGTGCAGCATTATGGGATGCTGGAGGACTTTGTCTCCGTGGTGACCGAGGCAGTCCCTCAGCTGCTGACGGACAGGCagaggaggctgctgctgctggcgcTCAGAGCTAAG GTGACCCTCAGCAACCCCCAGACCCACCTGGACAAACTCTGCTCCGAGGACACG GCGGATGAAGACACGTCCTGTCTGCTGTCTCTGCGGAGTCCTGACAACAgacagctcctcctgcag GAAGTGTTCGACCACAGCTTCGACTCCGCCCTCCAGGAGCTCATCTCCGACTTCCTGTCCCGGACGGAGCAGCTGTTTCCTGTGCCCGACTTCAAACAG GCAGCCTGCTGGCTCGCTGCTGCCCCCAGGGGTCTGGAGGAGGGCCTGCAGGAGGCGGAGCACCTGAGGGAACTGCTGACCCATCATAGCTGTCGGCTGGGGAAAGCCACCACCACAG tgagTCAGGACACGGAGAACGTGCTCCTCACAGCGTGGTCCCACCCCCTCCTCAACAAACCAACCAATCAGGAGCCTCTTCCAGCTGACATCCAATCAGAAGCTCACCCAGATGTCCTTTCGGATCCTGTCCCTGATGTCCAATCAGAAGCTGTCCCTGACGTCCAATCAGAGCCGGTGTCTGAGGAGCAGCAGGTGAAGGTGGAGGTGGTTGTGCTGACGGAGGATCAGGAGGAGACTGTGATTGGTCACGGCGAGGAGCAGGAAGCGTCCAATGAGAGCTCAGCAGGTGGAGGGGACACATGGGACGTCACACCTGTGATTGTCGAGGTGCACAG gcTGAAGGACTCACCTGGAGACTGTGCCGGTCAATCAGAGGACagag CTGGCCAATCAGACCAGAGCTCTGAGGCCCCGGCTAACAGTGGTTACAGAGTGTCCCGCGCTCAGAGGGTCGCACACAGGTGTCCTCAGTGTGGGAAGTGCTTCATCTACAGGTCCCAG GTGATCCGTCACCTGAGCACCAACAAGTCGTGCGGCGCTGCGCTGTCGACAATGCAGGCCCCGCCCCCCGCAGCAGAGCCCCTCCCCCCAGGCCCCCCCCCTGCCCGCTCTCACTCCTGCTTCCAGTGCAGCGCCTCCTTCAGGACGCAGGCGGAGCTACGCAGCCACCAGAGCAGCCACCGCGCCCGCCCGCTGTTCTCCTGCTCGTCCTGCCCGCAGAGCTTCAGCCACCTGTCCAGCCTcaccgcacacacactcacacacacgcagcgGGGGGGTCACTTCAGCTGCCCCACTTGCAGCCGAGGGTTCCCCACCGCCCGGCAGTGTGACACCCACCGGCTGCAGcaccacccccccaccctcaccTGCTCCGTCTGCCAGCAGGGCTTCAGCTCCCAGACCCGCCTCCTGAGGCACCAGCAGACCCACTCAGCCGAGGGGGCGGAGCTCCAGTTCAGCTGCCGCTTCTGCGAGCTCACCTTCCCAG GTGTGACCCAGCTGCGAATCCACCAGCGCTCCCACACGTCCCGCCCCTTCCCCTGCGACCTGTGCAGTAAGGCGTTCGGCACCGCGGCCGGGCTGCAGTCTCACCGGGCCGGGCACGGGGCGGAGCGGCGCTTCCTGTGCCCTCAGTGCGGGAAGCGCTTCAAGACACGGGACGGGCTGGAGGGTCACCTGAGGACTCACAGCGGGGAAAGACCCTTCCGCTGCCCCTACTGCCCCAAGGACTTCACAGCGCTCGCTGGCCTCAACGTGCACGTGCGCCGCCACACTGGGGAGCGCCCGTACGTGTGCACGGTGTGCGGGAAGGGCTGGCCGTCCGGAGGAGACCTACAGAAGCACATGAGGATGCACACGGGCGAGCGGCCTTACCGCTGCCAGGAGTGCGGGAAGGGCTTCTCCATCTCCTGTCACCTGACGGAGCACCGGCGCATCCACACAG GTGAGCGTCCCTTCTCGTGTCCTCAATGCGGGAAGTGTCTGCGCAGGAAGTTCGACCTGCAGAAGCACCTGCTGTCCCACAGCAACGTCAGACCCTACGCCTGCTCCACCTGCAGCAAGAGCTACACCAGGAAGACACACCTGAACAgacacctgctcacacacacctga
- the LOC134860646 gene encoding atypical chemokine receptor 3-like, with product MSLSSADLLDLLDQWEELKDLNLSIHNLTWVDATVCSGAVGHAGLLRVLCVLYVFIFLVGTTSNALVVWVTLRSDRKCADLFVLQLAAADLVAVATLPVSVSSLLRAGRWPFGEALCKLTHLVFSVNLFSSILFLACMSLDWYLSATRPPGGHSREPLRRLVCAAVWLLALAAAVPETYFLQAVASVHHDGAVCRPVFPSREMMVGVQLSFTVLGFLIPFPVIAASYLALAAALPPGSDPARGVSRRVVLSYTVVFVVCWLPLHVVLLLDLAAPVLPFSCRLEDFLWVALQVSQCLSMLHCCLNPVLYGLHRTYRYHLMKAFIFRYSTRSGVARLIETESASETDVSAADRDQI from the exons ATGTCTCTGAGCTCTGCGGACCTGCTGGACCTCCTGGATCAGTGGGAGGAGCTGAAGGATCTGAACCTGAGCATCCACAACCTGACCTGGGTCGATGCCACGGTGTGTTCGGGCGCCGTGGGACACGCCGGCCTCCTGCGCGTCCTCTGCGTGCTCTACGTCTTCATCTTCCTCGTCGGGACCACCTCCAATGCCCTGGTGGTCTGGGTGACCCTGCGGTCGGACAGGAAGTGCGCGGACCTGTTCGTGCTGCAGCTGGCGGCGGCGGACCTGGTTGCGGTGGCGACGCTGCCGGTGTCGGTCAGCTCGCTGCTGCGGGCCGGACGCTGGCCATTCGGAGAGGCGCTGTGCAAACTCACGCACCTGGTGTTCAGCGTCAACCTGTTCAGCAGCATCCTATTCCTGGCCTGCATGAGCCTGGACTGGTACTTGTCTGCTACGCGGCCCCCCGGGGGGCACAGCAGGGAGCCACTGCGGAGACTCGTCTGCGCCGCGGTCTGGCTGCTGGCGCTGGCGGCCGCAGTGCCAGAGACCTACTTCCTGCAG GCGGTGGCGTCGGTGCATCACGACGGCGCTGTGTGTCGCCCGGTCTTCCCTTCCCGGGAGATGATGGTGGGGGTCCAGCTGAGCTTCACGGTCCTCGGCTTCCTGATCCCGTTCCCCGTCATCGCCGCTTCCTACCTGGCGCTGGCGGCGGCGCTGCCCCCCGGCTCGGACCCGGCCCGCGGGGTCAGCCGGCGCGTGGTGCTGAGCTACACGGTGGTGTTCGTGGTGTGCTGGCTGCCGCTGCACGTGGTCCTGCTGCTGGACCTGGCGGCGCCGGTGCTGCCCTTCAGCTGCAGGTTGGAGGACTTCCTGTGGGTGGCGCTGCAGGTGAGCCAGTGCCTTTCCATGCTGCACTGCTGCCTGAACCCCGTCCTGTACGGCCTGCACAGGACCTACCGCTACCACCTCATGAAGGCCTTCATCTTCAGGTACTCCACCCGCTCCGGGGTCGCCCGCCTCATCGAGACCGAGAGCGCCTCGGAGACCGACGTCTCTGCAGCGGATCGGGACCAGATCTGA